TTAAAAGTGGTGAGATAGTAGGTTTATTAGGACCAAATGGTGCAGGAAAAACTACAACTTTTTATACTGTATGTGGTCTTGTTAAACCAACAAGTGGAGAAGTTTTTTTTGATGGGATGAATATTACAAATCTTCCTTTACATGAAAGAGCTTTAAAAGGAATAGGTTATTTACCTCAAGAATCTTCTATTTTTAAAGATTTAAGTGTAGAAGATAATCTTTTTTTAGCCGCTGAAGTTGTAACAAGTGATAAAAGTGAACAACATAAAAGAGTTGAAGAACTACTTGAAGTTTTTAATATTGAACCAATTAGAAAAAGAAAAGGTATCTCTTTATCAGGGGGAGAAAGAAGAAGAACTGAAATTGCAAGAGCACTTGTTTCTAAACCAAAATTTTTGCTTTTAGATGAACCTTTTGCTGGAGTTGATCCAATTGCTGTTAAAGATATTCAAGAGATTATTCATCAACTTACATTAATAGGAATTGGAGTTTTAATAACTGATCACAATGTAAGAGAGACATTACATATCTGTCATAGAGCATATGTAATGAAAAGTGGTAGTTTATTAGCTTCTGGTAAAAGTGAAGATATAAAAAGTGATGGAAGTGTTAGACAACACTACTTAGGAGAAGATTTTAACTTCTAAGTAGTGTAAGAAACAACTCTATTTCTTCCTTCTTTTTTTGCTTTATACAATGCAATATCTGCTTTTTTTATAAACTCTTCTTCAATATCACCTTCAAAAAGTGTAGTTACTCCAAAACTAGCTGTTATCTGTTTTGGGATTTTTTTTGATTTAAACTCTTGTATTGCAATTCTTATCTTTTCAGCTACTTTCATAGCCCCATCAATATTTGTTTCAGGAAGTAAAACTAAAAATTCTTCTCCTCCCCACCTAACAACAGTATCATGCTCTCTTACACTTCTTGTTACAACTTCAGCTATAAATTTTAAGACTTCATCTCCCATATTATGGCCAAATTCATCATTGAATTTTTTAAAATTATCTATATCAAAAAGAATTAAAGATAAATCATTTTGATATCTTTTATCTCTTCTTATCTCTTTCCCAAAAATTTCATGAAACTTTTGTCTATTAAAAAGTCCTGTTAGCAAATCATGACTTGCTTGATACTCTAAAAGATTTGATTTCTCTTTTAGTTCTGTAATATCAGTTAATGAAATAACAAAGTGTTGTCCTTGTTCATAATCATCAATATTAACAGTAAATACTCTATCTTTACCATCTTTATTAGTTATTTTTACTACTCTATCAACTTCATTTAAATTTTGTAAATACTCAATCCAATTTTTATCACTATTTTTTAAAGTTTCAAGACTAAAAAAACCTCTTTCATTCTTAAATAATTTTGATACACATGATACATTATTTAGAAATTCCTCTAATGAATTAGTTCCAAAAAATTCTAAAAATTTCTTATTTACATTTGTAATTATATTTGAACTATTAACAAATATTATATTATCTTGAGCATCCAAAATTGATTTTATTTTTTGTATTCCTTCTTCAACTTTTTCTTCCAAAGATAA
The window above is part of the Malaciobacter marinus genome. Proteins encoded here:
- a CDS encoding diguanylate cyclase translates to MNKEILKNIKVLYVEDENDVREFTGKTIKAIVKEIIIAADGKEGLEKFNEHLDVDLIVTDINMPKMGGLEMCAQIKQINPAIPIVITSAHNDPNFLKKAIDVGVSAYAMKPIDLYQLIESMIKAVEPVFLRKQLEEVNLSLEEKVEEGIQKIKSILDAQDNIIFVNSSNIITNVNKKFLEFFGTNSLEEFLNNVSCVSKLFKNERGFFSLETLKNSDKNWIEYLQNLNEVDRVVKITNKDGKDRVFTVNIDDYEQGQHFVISLTDITELKEKSNLLEYQASHDLLTGLFNRQKFHEIFGKEIRRDKRYQNDLSLILFDIDNFKKFNDEFGHNMGDEVLKFIAEVVTRSVREHDTVVRWGGEEFLVLLPETNIDGAMKVAEKIRIAIQEFKSKKIPKQITASFGVTTLFEGDIEEEFIKKADIALYKAKKEGRNRVVSYTT
- the lptB gene encoding LPS export ABC transporter ATP-binding protein; this encodes MHKLQIKDITKKIKKTQILHGISLDIKSGEIVGLLGPNGAGKTTTFYTVCGLVKPTSGEVFFDGMNITNLPLHERALKGIGYLPQESSIFKDLSVEDNLFLAAEVVTSDKSEQHKRVEELLEVFNIEPIRKRKGISLSGGERRRTEIARALVSKPKFLLLDEPFAGVDPIAVKDIQEIIHQLTLIGIGVLITDHNVRETLHICHRAYVMKSGSLLASGKSEDIKSDGSVRQHYLGEDFNF